GCATGAGGATCTTGGGCACTCACCCCGCGCGATCCTCAAGAAACAAGTCAAGCGCCTGCAGGAGCGCGGCTATATCGGCTATTTCGCCTCCGAGCTCGAATTGTACCTGTTCAGCGAAACCTACGAGTCGGCCCGCAAGAAGCACTGGCAGGGGCTCGACAGCGCCTCGCCCTATATCGGCGACTACCAGATCGGCATCACCACCAAGGAAGAAGGCGTCATGCGCCGGCTTCGCAACGAGATGGAGGCGGCCGGCATTCCGATCGAGAACTCCAAGGGCGAGTGGGGCCCCGGCCAGGAAGAGATCAATGTGCGCTATGCCGAAGCGCTCGACATGGCCGACCGCCACGTCATCCTGAAGAACGGCGCCAAGGAAATCGCCGATTCCGAAGGCAAGGCCATCTCCTTCATGGCCAAGTACAATTACGGGCTCGCCGGCAATTCCAGCCACATCCACAATTCGCTGTGGAGCGCCGACGGCAAGACGCCGCTGTTCTTCGACAAGAAGGCCGAGTGGACGCTGTCGAGCCTCGGCCAGCAATGGGCGGCCGGCCAGCTCAAATACGCCAAGGAGTTCACCTGGTTCCTGGCGCCCTACATCAACTCCTACAAGCGCTTCCAGGCAGGCACCTTCGCGCCGACCAAGATCATGTGGAGCGAGGACAATCGCACCGCAGGCTTCCGGCTCTGCGGCGAGGGCACCAAGGGCATCCGCATGGAATGCCGCATCGGCGGCGCCGACCTCAATCCTTATCTCGCCTTCGCGGCGCTGATCGCGTCGGGCCTCGCCGGCATTGACGAGAAGCTGGAACTGCAGAAGCCTTTCGTCGGCGATGCCTACCAGGCCTCGCGACTTCCCGAGATCCCGAAGACGCTGCGCGACGCGACCGAGACGCTGGCCAAGTCGAAGATGCTGAAGCAGGCCTTCGGCGAGGAGGTAATCGAGCACTATGTGCACACCGCCCGCTGGGAGCAGTTCGAATACGACCGCCGCATCACGGATTGGGAACTGCATCGGGGCTTCGAGCGGTATTAAGCTGCCGCGTCAGCGTCGGCACTGCCCATCACCCTTAACCTCTCCCGTGAGGACGAGGAGAGGGGTAGCGGGCGTCGGAACGCTTCCCTTCTCCCCGTCACTATGCGGGAGAAGGTGCCGGCAAGCGGATGAGGGCAGGCCATGCGCATATCGATTGTTGTAAAACTGCGAGGACTTATAAAATGACCGAAACGGTCAAGCTGAAATCCCCCATCGACGGCTCGATCTATGCCGAGCGGCCGGTCGCGACCGACCACGCGATCAACGCGGCGGTCGAGCGCGCCAGGGCGGCGCGGGAGAAATGGGCCGAAACGCCGGTCGTCGAGCGCGGCAAATACATGCTGGCGATGCTCGAGGCGCTGTTCGCCATGACCGACGAGATCGTGCCGGAGATCGCCTGGCAGATGGGGCGGCCGGTGCGCTACGGCGGCGAGTTCGGCGGCGTCAAGGAACGCACCAACTACATGGTCGAGATCGCTGAACAGGCACTCAAGCCGGTCATGGCCTCCAATCCGAAGGAGGGTTTTCGGCGCTATGTGAAGAAGGTGCCGCTCGGCGTCGTGCTGGTGATCGCGCCTTGGAACTATCCCTATCTCACCGCCGTCAACACCATCGTGCCGGCGCTGATGGCCGGCAGCGCCGTCATCCTCAAGCACGCGGCACAGACGTTGCTCGTCGGCGAACGCTTCCAGCAGGCTTTCGACAGAGCGGGGCTGCCCCTGGGGCTGTTCCAGAACCTCGTCATGAACCATGCCCAGACCGAGAAGCTGCTCGGCTCCGGCAAGATCGACCATGTCAACTTCACCGGATCGGTCGGCGGCGGCCGCGCCATCGAGGAGGCGGCGGCCGGCACCTTCATGACGCTCGGCCTCGAACTCGGCGGCAAGGATCCGGCCTATGTGCTGCCCGACGCCAAGCTGGACCATGCGGTCGCCAATCTTGTCGACGGCGCCTTCTACAATTCCGGCCAGTGCTGTTGCGGCATAGAGCGCGTCTATGTGCACGAGAAGGTCTATGACGAGTTCGTCGAAGGTTTCGTCGCCGAGACGAAGAAGTATGTCGTCGGCAATCCGCTGGAACAGGCGACCACGATGGGCCCGATGGCGCAGGCGCGCTTCGCCGACCTGATCCGCGAGCAGAAGGCCGAGGCGCTGCGCAAAGGCGCGACCGCACATATCAACATGAGGGTCGAGAACGACAGGGCGGGCTCGCCCTATCTGGCGCCGGAAGTGCTGACAGAAGTCGACCACCAGATGAGCGTCATGCGCGAGGAAAGTTTTGGGCCGATCGTCGGCATCATGAAGGTGCGCAACGACGAGGAGGCGATCGCGCTGATGAACGACAGCCCCTATGGGCTGACCGCGTCGATCTGGACACGCGACACCGAGCGCGCGATCGCCATCGGCGACCGCGTCGAGACCGGCACCGTGTTCATGAACCGCTGTGACTATCTGGACCCGGCGCTGGTCTGGACCGGCGTCAAGGACACCGGCAAGGGCGCGGCGCTCTCGGCCATCGGTTACGACAATCTGACCCGGCCGAAATCCTATCACCTGCGCGAAACGATCTGACCTTTCGAAAGACAAAAATGTCCAAGCTGATCTCCAAATGGAACTACCCCACCACCGTCCGCTTCGGCGCCGGGCGCATCAAGGAATTGCCTGATGTGCTCAATGCGACGGGCATCAAGCGGCCGCTCTTCGTCACCGATCCGGGCCTTGCGAAACTGCCCGTCGTCGCCTCGACGCTGAAGATCTTCGACGATGCCAAGATCCCATACGGCGTCTTCTCGGAGGTGAGGCCCAACCCGGTGGAGTCCAATCTCACCGCCGGCATCGCGGTGTTCAAGAAGGGCAAGCATGACGGCGTCATCGCCTTCGGCGGCGGCTCCGCGCTCGACCTCGGCAAGCTCATCGCCTTCCAGGCCGGGCAGACACGGCCCGTTTGGGATTTCGAGGATATCGGCGACTGGTGGACCCGGGCCAATTCGGACTTGATTGCGCCGATCATCGCGGTGCCGACCACGGCGGGCACGGGGTCCGAGGTTGGCCGCGCCGGCGTCATTACCAATGAGGAGACCCATACCAAGAAGGTCATCTTCCATCCGAAGCTTCTGCCGGCGATCGTCATTGCCGATCCGGAACTGTCGGTCGGAATGCCGCCCTTCATCACGGCCGGCACCGGCATGGACGCGCTGGCGCACTGCCTGGAGGCCTATTGCGCGCCGGGCTATCATCCGATGGCCGACGGCATCGCGGTGGAAGGCATAAGGCTAGTGTTCGAGAACCTGCCGAAGGCTTTCGCCAACGGCAAGGATCTGGTTGCGCGCGCCCATATGATGAGCGCGGCGGCCATGGGCGCCACCGCTTTCCAGAAGGGGTTGGGGCCATCCATTCGCTGTCGCATCCGATCGGCGCGCTCTACGACACCCATCACGGCATGACCAACGCGGTGTTCATGCCCTATGTGCTGGCCTTCAACCGCGAGGCGATCGAGGATCGTATCGCACGGCTCGCCGCCTATTGCGGCATCAAGGGCGGCTTCGACGGCTTCGCCAAGGCCATCATCAAGCTGCGTAAGGAGCTCAAGGTGCCGCACGCGCTGCCCGGCCTGATCAAGGGGCTCGACATGGACAAGAAGCGCAAGACCCTGATCGCCGATATGGCGGTGGTCGACCCGACCGCCGGCGGCAACCCCGTGAAGCTCACCAAGAAAGCAGCGCTGACGCTGCTCGAAAATGCCATCGCCGGCTCCGTCTGAGAAGCCGGCCTCGATGCCGAGGAGTTGAATAAGGGAACACTCGAGAAAAAGGGAGGAGGGGCAAAATCAAGGCAGCTAACCATTAGCCGGAAAATTAAGCGCGGGCTAATTGCTACAGTCCGTTAAAAAGAGTTAACTTTTTTCGCTGTGGGGCTCCGGTTTCAAAAAGCCTTCATCTGGCTGTCACACGAAAACGATACCCGCATCGCAGGCGCTTAGCGCGCCAGTTCAACGGAGAGAACACATGTTCAAGTTCATGGGGAAAGTGCTTTCCCTCTCGGCCGCGGCGCTCTTCGCGTCGACGGTGATTTCGTCCGCCGCTTCGATGGACGATCTCGTCAAGGCCGCGAAGGCGGAAGGCCAGCTCACTGTCATCGCGCTTCCGCATGACTGGTGCGGCTACGGGGCAGTGATCGACGCTTTCAAGGCTAAGTATCCGGAAATCACCATCAACGAACTCAACCCCGACGCCGGCTCTGGCGACGAGGTCGAGGCGATCAAGGCCAACAAGGACAACAAGGGCCCACAGGCCCCTGACGTCATCGACGTCGGCCTGTCCTTCGGTCCGACCGCCAAGAAAGACGGTCTGATTCAAGCTTACAAGGTATCGACCTGGGATTCGATCCCGGACAGCGCCAAGGATGCCGATGGTTTTTGGACGGGCGACTATTACGGCGTGCTGTCGTTCTTGGTGAACAAGGATCTTGTGAAGGAAGCTCCGGCTGACTGGGCAGACCTGCTGAAGTCAGATTATGCCAACACCGTCGCCCTCGCCGGGGATCCGCGTGCCTCGAACCAAGCGATCCAGGCGGTCTACGCCGCCGGCCTGTCCGGTGGTGCCGCTGCTGGTGAAGCAGCCGGCACAGCAGGTCTCGACTTCTTCAAGAAGCTCAATGCCGCTGGCAATTTTGTGCCGGTCATCGGCAAGCCAGCCACGCTGGCCCAAGGTCAGACCCCGATCCTGGTCACCTGGGACTACAACGCGCTTGCCGGCCGCGACACGCTGAAGGGCAATCCGCCGGTCGACGTCGTTGTGCCTAAGACCGGCGTCGTTGCCGGCGTCTATGTGCAGGCGATCAGCGCTTACGCGCCGCATCCGAATGCCGCCAAGCTCTGGCTCGAGTACCTTTACTCCGACGAAGGTCAGATTGGCTGGCTGAAGGGTTACTGCCATCCGATCCGGTTCAACGACCTCGCCAAGAACGGCAAGCTTCCGGCCGATGTGATGGCCAAGCTGCCGCCGGCCGAAGCCTACGCGTCGGCCGTGTTCCCGACCCTCGACGAGCAGGGTAAGGCCAAGGAGGCGATCACCAAGAACTGGGACGCCACTGTCGGCGCCAACGTGAAGTAACGGAATGAAATGGCCGGGCGGCTCTGGCCGCCCGGCGCTTCTCCCAGACGGTAGCCTGCGCATGACCGACCTCTCGCTCTCCAACCAGACAATTGCGGGAAAGACCGCACCGCCCAGCGAAGCGCGCGCGTTGCGGCTGCCGACGCAATGGATCGGCGTTGCGCCCTTCTTCATCTTCGCGGTCATGTTTCTCATCCTGCCCACGCTCTACCTGATGCTGGGCGCGTTCCAGAATGAGGCTGGTGAGTTCACGCTGGAAAATCTCATCGCCCTGTCGGAGCCAAATATCGTTGCGGCCTACTTGATTTCGATCAAGGTCAGCCTGGCATCGGCGCTCATCGGAGCCTTCGCCGGCCTGGCTATCGCCGTTGCCATCGTGCGCGGCGGCTTGCCCAATTGGATACGGTCGGCGACACTGACCTTTTCCGGGGTAGCCTCCAATTTTGCCGGCGTCCCTCTGGCATTTGCCTTCCTCGCAACGCTTGGACGCCTCGGCCTCGCCACGGTGATCCTCAACGCCGTGTTTGGCCTCAACATCTACGCGCATGGCTTCAACATCTTGTCGTTCTGGGGCCTCACGCTGACCTACGTCTATTTCCAGATTCCGCTGATGGTGGTCATTATCGTGCCAGCGATAGACGGACTGAAGAAGGAATGGGGCGAGGCTGCCGCGACACTTGGCGCGACGACGGCCCAGTACTGGCGGATGGTCGTGATCCCGGTGATCTGGCCGAGCTTCCTCGGCACCGTTATC
This region of Mesorhizobium sp. M2A.F.Ca.ET.046.03.2.1 genomic DNA includes:
- a CDS encoding glutamine synthetase family protein; the encoded protein is MAGNFSFDQLKKAVSNGEIDTVLACIVDMQGRLSGKRFLAQYFVDSAHGETHGCNYLLACDIDMEPVPGYKAASWSKGYGDFVMKPDLSTLRRIPWLEKTALVICDVLDHHTHEDLGHSPRAILKKQVKRLQERGYIGYFASELELYLFSETYESARKKHWQGLDSASPYIGDYQIGITTKEEGVMRRLRNEMEAAGIPIENSKGEWGPGQEEINVRYAEALDMADRHVILKNGAKEIADSEGKAISFMAKYNYGLAGNSSHIHNSLWSADGKTPLFFDKKAEWTLSSLGQQWAAGQLKYAKEFTWFLAPYINSYKRFQAGTFAPTKIMWSEDNRTAGFRLCGEGTKGIRMECRIGGADLNPYLAFAALIASGLAGIDEKLELQKPFVGDAYQASRLPEIPKTLRDATETLAKSKMLKQAFGEEVIEHYVHTARWEQFEYDRRITDWELHRGFERY
- a CDS encoding aldehyde dehydrogenase family protein, coding for MTETVKLKSPIDGSIYAERPVATDHAINAAVERARAAREKWAETPVVERGKYMLAMLEALFAMTDEIVPEIAWQMGRPVRYGGEFGGVKERTNYMVEIAEQALKPVMASNPKEGFRRYVKKVPLGVVLVIAPWNYPYLTAVNTIVPALMAGSAVILKHAAQTLLVGERFQQAFDRAGLPLGLFQNLVMNHAQTEKLLGSGKIDHVNFTGSVGGGRAIEEAAAGTFMTLGLELGGKDPAYVLPDAKLDHAVANLVDGAFYNSGQCCCGIERVYVHEKVYDEFVEGFVAETKKYVVGNPLEQATTMGPMAQARFADLIREQKAEALRKGATAHINMRVENDRAGSPYLAPEVLTEVDHQMSVMREESFGPIVGIMKVRNDEEAIALMNDSPYGLTASIWTRDTERAIAIGDRVETGTVFMNRCDYLDPALVWTGVKDTGKGAALSAIGYDNLTRPKSYHLRETI
- a CDS encoding ABC transporter substrate-binding protein, with translation MFKFMGKVLSLSAAALFASTVISSAASMDDLVKAAKAEGQLTVIALPHDWCGYGAVIDAFKAKYPEITINELNPDAGSGDEVEAIKANKDNKGPQAPDVIDVGLSFGPTAKKDGLIQAYKVSTWDSIPDSAKDADGFWTGDYYGVLSFLVNKDLVKEAPADWADLLKSDYANTVALAGDPRASNQAIQAVYAAGLSGGAAAGEAAGTAGLDFFKKLNAAGNFVPVIGKPATLAQGQTPILVTWDYNALAGRDTLKGNPPVDVVVPKTGVVAGVYVQAISAYAPHPNAAKLWLEYLYSDEGQIGWLKGYCHPIRFNDLAKNGKLPADVMAKLPPAEAYASAVFPTLDEQGKAKEAITKNWDATVGANVK
- a CDS encoding ABC transporter permease subunit gives rise to the protein MTDLSLSNQTIAGKTAPPSEARALRLPTQWIGVAPFFIFAVMFLILPTLYLMLGAFQNEAGEFTLENLIALSEPNIVAAYLISIKVSLASALIGAFAGLAIAVAIVRGGLPNWIRSATLTFSGVASNFAGVPLAFAFLATLGRLGLATVILNAVFGLNIYAHGFNILSFWGLTLTYVYFQIPLMVVIIVPAIDGLKKEWGEAAATLGATTAQYWRMVVIPVIWPSFLGTVILLFANAFGAIATAYALTGSSLNIVPILLYAQIRGDVLHNAHLGYAIAFGMIVITGLANVFYIWFRTRSERWLK